In the Mastacembelus armatus chromosome 16, fMasArm1.2, whole genome shotgun sequence genome, cagttagtTTTCTGCCTTCCTGAATATTACCTACAGTACATACCTGGACTGTACCTTGCCTGTGACTAAAGCATTTTGCTTTATGCTTATGACCggctttacatttttcatgatTAAGCAAAAACAAGACTTACTTGATATCACGATAGATTAAAATGtgacttcatttttttataactTTGTACCAAAGGCTGGTTTCTTTATATGCATTTTCCTGATTTGAAAATTAAGTACATTGTTTTTAATGCCATTTATGTTTGGTGTCCTGGTGTTTTCCAATCAGAATGTATGTTAAATCTCATACATGGGACCCTGCTTTTGTGATTAACATCAGATTTTCTACAACCACAATTCCAAAAGTGTTGTGCACACCGCTTCCTTGTTAGTCCCACTCACTTTTCTAGCCTTTTGTTGCTTCTGTACCAACTTTTGTGAAAtttgttgctgccatcaatttcaaaatgacctaatttgtttcttaaaatatttttcagtttaaacatttaataggTTTTCTctgttctattgtgaataaaatgtggGTTTATGAGGTTTGCAAATTATTGCATTTAGTTTTATGTAGGTTTTACACAGtatcccaacttttttggaattggggttgtagtTTTACTAACTGTGGTCATGTCAGGACATTGCTCAGCTGAGTAGTGCAGTTTTATAAGTCAAAGTGGGAAAccatgatgaaaatgatgcctttgctgttctttttgtgTAATAAACATAAGGACTTAAccatttttcttgtcttttcatATCACACACTAAAGTATCCACTTCTGCATTATATGTGCAATATAGTAGATGTGTTTTGTTCATGCCGTGTTGCTGTGACAAATTGTTAAActtctaacagctgtaaaacacagtTGTAAAACAGGCCTTCAAAATCAACAtacatggcagcacaacataaaacattataaaaggAATATTAAGTAGCTCTGTGTCCACTTTTATAGTCCTATTTAACCTCAgtattgcattttttatttttagtaagGCATCAATAGAAACTAAACTGACCTTGTCACTGTGCTTTTGCCATGCCCCAGTGCAGGGATCTTCATTACGTAAGCCTGCAGAAAGAGTAATAATTTAATAAGCTGTAAGCATCAATCAAACACTGCATAGAAATATTTATGGGAGTGCATCAGGAGGAGGCCTGTTGGACTCAGAAAAGATGAAGCACCAGAACCAAACGACTGTCTGGCTGCTTTAATCTTGCATGGTGACACTGATCTCTTCCTCTGACTGATGACTGCAGAGCTATGTGACACATTGTGCACTATGAAAGTCTGGGGGCATGTTTTTTTTACGTTTACATACAACATAAGCATAAGTCTGTTAATCTGAGATTGTCTAATGAGGACCATTTAACTTGTCTACGACATGAAAATACGTGTATTCATATTATACTACACTCTCTGGTTAATTAGTACATTTTGTGACTCTTCTCACACAAATTTAAGTGCGTTCACTTATATAAACATACAAAGGgacacatgcccacacacacaagcaactATACACAATCTTGGCCTTGGGAGAGAGGGACACCTAACCCCTCACTCGGAAACCCAGCACCCTGGGCTGACTGAAATAACAGGTGCAACAATGTTATGGTGCCAGAAATCCTACCCTGGTgctgatataaatataaatattgtcATAATCTGTGTTGGCTGTCTCATCCTACTTTCCCGTGTCAACACCGGGCAAGAGTGTATTCTCCCAGTACTGGCCTGTGCTCAAGTGTAGCGGTTTCCAGATGCTGAAATCATTATATAACCAGTACTAACTGTTTTGAATCCAGCATTgcttaaaacacaaaacactggaaaaaaaatctatggaACAATCTGTTTTATCATGCAAGTACAAAGTGGTTGCAGTTATTTACATGATTGTGTAGACACAGCACTACTTGTAGCATTATTTTGACAATAGCTATTATTTTGTGTTCCTGGCCAAAACTGACTGACCTGTTCTTACTGTTTATAACTCATAATACATCATTACCACCTGTGTTGTGTAAGAtgctttttatttacttcatctCTAAAAATTATAACAAGTTTTGCCCTTCTCTTTGGACATTGTACTTTTGTGAAATGAACATCTATGACTcaattcagaaaaaaattatGACTTTGACTATCCGAAAAAACATATGCTATAAATTACAGACAATGTTGTGTTAAGACATTAATTCAAACCCCTCATTTTTATAAACTTGTCATTGTCCTGGGACAAGACACagtaaacagataaataataaacaaatccATATATTTTTGGATGGCTAGCTGGTCTGTCTCCTTCCAGTTCTCTTTAAAGGTCCTTCAAGTTTGAGATCTTCAGGACTATGGCTTCTATTTGCTCCATCAGGAACAGTTCAAAGCAAGATCTAGTTTCATCAGTCCAGGATATGGCATTCCTTGCTGACCTTGGGGTCATCCTGAGAGCATTCTCAGCTGGCAGTCTGTAATTTCCTCTCAAATTTAAGTGAACACCATTATTTGACTTTAAGGCTCAGGAAGATCTTCTTCCTCAGCATTTGAGTTTTCCACACCAGGTGTCTCATGGTCTTGGTTATATTGTGTGTTGTCATCTGTGTTCCTCATCCATGTCATGGTCAACAATCTGAGCCTTATGCAATACATTTGGTCATTGTGGTATGCCCTAAGGAAGCTATTATTACCAGAGCTCAGAGGAAGTTAGTGTTCATAAACGTTTATATTAATTGCAGTTATTTCCTATGGCTGGTTATCTCTGACAGTCACAACACATTCATATGATCTGTGTGGATGATATTATGAACCCCTATTTcaaatcagattaaaaaaacGACAGAGCATATTTCAGAGAGCATATTTATAATCAGTCAAATTTGACTGGAACACAGTAGGACGGGTAAGTAATGTAATTACAGCTTTCCTGTAAAACTGACCTTTGATTTTTTGATTctgtcatttaaaacaaatgacctAATCAGACTGCGACTCCAAACCATTTCCACattcacacagatacacacattgGCAATGTAAACTATTTAATCTGATGTAATTTCATCTGTCTAGACTAAAGCAGGTTCTCTTTGACTCCATCTTCCAGCCTTGACCACAATTGTCCCTCTTTATGTGTTGTCTAGGAATATAAATTATCAGTTGTGTCCTTTTGGTTGTTGACTGCTGTCAAGGCTACATTTTGGCTAGTGGCTTTCTGCGTCATCTTTATTATTtctacaaatataaatgaaaattgtGCATTATGGTGCAAAAGTAAAAGCgcagaatattttcttttattagaATAAGAGTCATATTAGATTACTCAgggatattttaaaaaagttttatcaataaattttacttttgtatGTGGTTGAAGTTTCATAGGAATGATTTCAAATATGtgataaatattacattaaattttTAGGGGTTTGTACATTTTGAGTTGCTACAGCAACAACAGTGGTTTGGAAAAAGTTCTTTGGGCCTCCAATGTCTACAACCAGTTCTACTGCCTTCCCCACACACCTCACGGGAAACCTCCAGGCACCAGAGAGCCTCTGGCACCTGCCAACCTGCTATTCTTCCTGCCTTGAAATAGAACCTTACTGGCACttatctggtgtgtgtgtgtgtgtgtgtgtgtgcgtgcgtgcgtgcgtgcgtgcgtgcgtgcgtgcgtgcgtgcgtgcgtgcgtgtgtgtctgtttcctcATCTTGGTGAGTTTTTTAGTGCCATGCTGACCGCAGTGCATTCTCTGACTTCCTGTGGAGCCCCCGGCAGCTGCATATTGATCAGTACACTGATGCATCACTTTACTGTCCACATACAGCACACACGcaaccacacacagaaacatacatgCAAAGACATTCTGCGTGCATATAGACAaatgtgtgcaaaatgtgtgtctctgtctccctctctgtgatTCCTATTAGTCACTTTCAGACAGGCTTCCATTATCAGAAGGAGTTTGCAGCTGCATCACTGATATCCGGATGTATCATAAAACAGCAGGGCTGACTGTAATCAAAACGACTGAAAGGACTGAGCAGAGGATGAATGAATGTGGATAGACACAGTCAAATTAAAGTGAGAAAGAGTTCATCACATGCCTAACACAAATAGACAATCCCACACATAGAGACTACTCATGCAAATTCCAGCAAGACACCATGTACTCCAGGTGCTGCACTTCACAGAATGATATTTAGGGACAGGTTTCAGACTGGCTGACCAAGCTGCCTGTTCTGTACAGAGCAAAGAGGAGAGTCAGCGTGTCTGGAATTCCTGCCTGGGAAGAGTAGTTCCACTGACCTTTTTGAATTCCTTCCCCACTTTTAAAATAGACTGCAGAGATGTGGACCTCAAAACAGGGTTGCAGTCTGGGATGCAGTGTACTGTATCCTTGTTGATAACCTTTTGAAATTCAGTCTTAAAGGAATTTGTTTCCACAAAGCCATTCATTTAAGGAAAAATACGTTTAATTAGTCATTATGTCTCAAATAGCTAATCAAAGTAAACAATTACACTTTGAACATATACAAGAAAATGATTTAGCATTAGTGATTCTTTTGATCCTTATTGATATATGGAGAATATGCCGTCAAAGTAGAGCTCAAACAGATCAATGATGGTTATTGGGATATACAGTATAGTAAATAAATACCACTTAGGTCTATGTGAAATTAGTTTTAAACAATTGGTTCAGCATATCTCTGGCATCTTCAGTAAtccaagagaaacaaaaaggcatttttagttcctcagtttgttttcacagagaTGTTCAGAGCTGTGAATGGTGGTGGAGGATGTTTGGCTGGAAGGGATGGATTTATGCTCCCAGTAGCCATAGATCAGTCCACAGGACAGGAAGTGTTtaacctctctctctgtttttagcACATCATCCCTTCTTTTCCTGCACATCCCGTGGTATTTCTAGTATGCTCTCgatcttgtttgtttatacCCTGTCTCACTGTTTAACTCTCTTCAATTCTAACCCCCCCcacacatcacatttattgCACAAATCCTTATGAGCCTCAGTACACTGGTACTTTGTTTTAATACTAAATATTAAGCTAATAACTCatcattaatcaataataaaagtTAATTTTACCTCAGTCTTATCCTAAACCTAATCCTAACCCTGGTATTCATATGTTTattacctttttttaaaatagtgatTATACTTATGACTGACATTTGAAGTTTGCCTGTTTGTCTTGGTCGCTATTTAAGTGCCTATTTAAAACCCTCTGTCAAAACTACTGAATAAGGACATGTCTGTGGAGATGGTCCCTCAGTACgctgtgtttacagtgtggTGACAGACAAAGAGCAGAGCTCTCTGTGCAGTGCATTGGCCAATGATGGATGATATTACAGTTCTACAATAAATTGTTACTTGTGTAGTGCTGTGTAAAATATGCCTAGAATCTGTGGCTCAATATCACACAATTGCACAATTCTTGGATAAGGAGATGACGCTGTACAAATGGATCCAACATCACAATTGCTGCATGACAGTATTATTCCACCCCCTTGTGGAGAAGTGAAAGAACTACATGTGTAGTCATATGTATTTCCGACTGCATTAGTTTCCAGGGGGATGGATTTATGCGTAACACCCTAGGACTTCCATTAAACAAGGTTAGTGTTGACATTTAGTTAGGAAATGTTTAGAAATGATTAACGTTAGAGAAACGTGCTGTATAtcttattattatatatatcaTTGCTTTGTTTGACTGCTTTGACTCTGCATGTCCGTTTTCCATTAGAAATGAATGTAACCTTATAACTCAGCAGCACAGTACACGACCCTTTACAGACCGAATCCCATTTCCTGTTAGCAACCTGCTTTAATGCCAAGGCTTGTATGTAACATGTATAAATACCAAATGTATCCCAGGATAGTTGCCACGTCAGTAACGTTAGATCCTTTGTGTCTTCATTTTTCACCCAAGATATTTTGTCATGACTGTAGAAATAGTTGTGTTGCAGGAAACTGTAAGTCACTGACTTAATACCGTCAAGctgcatcagttttttttttattatcaaccAATTTACTGTATCTTCAGTTAAGGTAATATTGAAGCTGTTCTCCCATACCCTTCATCTCTGTTTGGCAACAGGATGGTTCTTTGTGCACTGAGACAACAACTTCTGAAAAGCAGCAGTGGCTGTGGAGCCTGGTCCAGGTGAATAAGTCTACCTGAATTGTTTATCACCACGCTGGTGACGGTAAATAAAGTCATCAATACAAGAATATCAGCCTGGGCCCTTGCCGTGTGGAGTTCACATGTTGtccctgtctgtgtctttgGGTACACCAGCTTACTCCCACAGTCTAAACACCTGCAGTGTGGGGTTAGGTCTGTATGTATCAGCCCTTATGATAGACTGGTgatttgtccagggtgtacccttgcccagtgtcagctgacCCTGGATAGCAATAGATGattggtggatggatggattgataaAAGAACATCAAGATGTGAAGGCACATTATTTTTTCAccaatcacaaacacagacaagtcTAACAAATAAAGGTACTTTCCTGAGGTCCAGACATTTGTAAATTGTTAatttataaatgtaaattaatgaattctcatttatttatttaacgcACACAACTGGTCATATGAATTACAGAGTATAATAATTATACTAATAATATAACTTTCCTTATAAATAAACCATGAGCCCTCTATGAGGGCCAGATCTGTGTATTAATTGACTGTGATTGACTGGATTttaattaatatgtttaaatgttcaTGCTCAAAGGCTGCTGCGGAGACAGAGCCATGACTGTGTTTACTCCAGCATCCATGGGTTCAACCTGCAGGAAGTCAGAGCGAAGCTGCAGGCCTTTCCTGGAGGCTCTATTGATCTGCTCAAACAGGACTCTGGCATCGCTGTGCTGACCATTAACAACCCTTCCCGCATGAACGCCTTATCTGGTAAGGTGGCTAACACCCTTAAGTGCAAATGTGGTGTTCTGTTCTCAGTTAATAAGCACATTAACACAATCAGACTTATTGCTTAGAGCTCTGCCTTCCTCCCAGGCAGTATGATGGTGGATCTGGAGGAAAAAGTGAGTCAGCTAGAGAACTGGACAGATGGTAAAGGCCTCATTGTCCAGGGTGCAGCTGAAACTTTCTGCTCTGGATCAGATCTTAGTGCTGTCAGAGCAATCTCTAACCCACAGGTaggaaaatagagaaaaaaatcatatcttTTCTTTTGGTTGAATGTGTTTGAGGATTTAAGCACACTAAGATgtctaaaatctgtttttcttttgccttATAGGATGGGCTGAAGATGTGTATGTTCATGCAGAATGCACTTACCAGGCTACTTAGGTAAGGCctctcattttcctctctgctACTCAGCAGCCTACAAAAGCTGCAGCAACCAATGTGAGCTTAAAGAGGCTATAGGTTTAATGTTATGTAATGTGCAGTACAGTTTGCTGACAGAATAGTTTTCTTAGTACAGACTGCCTCTGATCTCTGTTGCTCTGGTGGAGGGGAGGGCACTGGGAGGAGGTGCAGAACTCAGCACTGCATGTGATTTCAGGTAATGATCTAGTatgagcaaataaaacaaaacacattataGTCTGTTTTACGCTATAATTCTCCATCCAATGACTGCCAATAATCTAACTTGTGCTTGTTATCTCACACTCTCTCATAGATTAATGGCATCTAACAGTGTGATCCAGTTTGTCCATAAACACATGGGTCTGGTACCGGGCTGGGGTGGTGCTGCGCGACTTGTCCGCATAGTTGGAAGCCAGAATGCACTGAAACTTCTTAGTGGGGCTCTAAAAGTGGACCCTGAACTCGGCCTGCAGATTGGATTGACAGATGGAGTCTTGCAGGTGCCCCAGACTGAGGTGGGTGCAGAGACTCTCTTACAGCAGGCTACCAACTGGCTCAATGACTATACAAAAGGACCTGCTCCTGTGATCCAGGCTGTGAAGAAGGTGGTGGTGTCAGGGAGAGAGCTCCCTCTGTCTGAAGCTCTGAGGACTGAGAAGGATGTGTTTGGGACAGTGTGGGGCAGTCCAGCTAACCTGCAGGCCCTGGCCAGCAAATCCAAACACAAATGACCATGATCAGTATGTGCTTCAAAAGCAACAGAGACATTTCACAAATTCTGCCTTGTCCACTCTTCATTGATATTACTGAACTGACTGGTGGAACAtatgtaatatacaaaatactTTTCATGTAATGAAAATTGTCTCTAAAATGTGGACTGATTTTGCTAAAGGACTGTGGGGGAGACATAatacaggttttcttttttgtttgccaCTGAAACTATGAGATTGATAATTATTCCATACTAAACCACTGTGGTCTTTTGTTTAGTATGTTTGATATTTTTCCTGCTTATCATCCAGGGTAGCCTTGAATATTCCTACTAACTCTGTATCCTGTTAGCAGATGTTCAGATGTAGTTAAGACAATTATCTCTCATTCTACAATTCTCATCTTTGCATGGGAAATCAAAAATGATGCTGAACCCCTGAGCCCAATTAAAAAAATTCAGATATTCTGTACATCCAAAATATTATCATAGGTTTAGCATTAATTTGTAGCTTCTTTTTAAGTACCTGTTTAAAATTAGTGGATGAGACATTGAATTGCACAAATAGAAAGAACACGACAAGTCCCTTGTGGATGCCAGGCTTTTATCTCCTGTTCCCCTTGTAGAGGTCGTGTTTCATTCCATCTGGACTGCTCTTAGATGTTGTGGATGGAATACCAAACACTTTCACTTCCCTGAGCTGCCTCATtaggacatacagtacatgaacaCTTCTTTATATTGACTCTACTTACCTcaaaagaagattttttttttcatgcatttaatGTAGCTTCATGTATTTGTACTCTACTTTGCCCAATTCTGCAATAAACAGTATTTGCCCAAGTCTTATGTTGGATGCTTCCTTATATAAAGAATAGACATTGAAAAATCCACTCCCTCATCCTGTGGTGACCATGTGAGATTTTATCCCCTGGACAAATGACTACAAGTGGTGTCATATTACACATGATAGAGAAgccaaacacataaaacacatacccATTCAGAGACaagagcacaaaaaaaaaaaaaaaaaaaaaaaaaaacattttatgatgaAGAAATGACACAATTTAATCTTAAAATTCAAACCATGTAACAAAAAAGTTGGCAAGCAAAAACTGTcacacaaattttatttttcaaaatggaAAGTCTAGAACCGAGCTGATGACAGAatcatttaataaatgaaaaagaactTGAAATTTCTGTAGAAAGACATGATGATGGCATGTTCTCGTTGTCTTAGTGTCTCAGATATTACttaacaggatttacaaaaaacaaaattaattttaaacatttaatcaaaCTGAACCCAAAACTCACTTCTCAACATCCTGCCAACCAGTAGCGTTTAGATAGCTCTCTCGTTAAACACGCACGAAAACTTCACAAAACTTTAGACTAATACCAATTGAGAATACTGTTGTCAGGAATAATGAGAACACAAATGAGGTTACGGCAGCCTCACcagctttaaaatgaaaacactaacATTACATAAAAATGCCAATTATTTAACGCTGGGAAAAGTTAAATATGAAATGCACATTCGTAAATTTCCTAATCTTGACAGAATTTAGATTCACAAGTTAGCAGGTTAATTAAAAACCACATCAGATACAAACTCTCGGCAGGTAGCCAGATAATCCTATTGGGTCCTGAGTTACATTGTTATGTTGTACAacattaaatgaaacatttaaaaacccACATAACTGAGTGTGATGAAGTATTTCTCTAGCTCCTGAAGATTTTTTCAAACTGCAATTTGCTCTGAATTGCCACACTTCCAAAATGTTAATAGTTAAGGTATTAAGTTATTAAGCTTGAGAATTGGGAGAGAAAAACTTTACTATTAATTGAAATGACTTACAGAGCGAAGTTTAGCGACAGGTTTTCATGGGTTCAAATTTTTACAAGAGTAGTCAGGCATGAACTCCAACAAATCCATTTCTATGTGCTATGTTAGCTGAGCGAGTTAAAGTGTAGATGATTTAAATGCAGCCATTCATGACAACGATAATGACACTGTTCCATTTCCAGGAGAAACATCTTCCATATATGCCTTATTTCACTGCATGTCACAAATCTGGATGGGATTCAGAGAAGCTCCAAGGTATCAGAtcacaaatttaaaagaaaaatacctAGAATGGGCTGATGCAGCTAGACAAGCTGTACCTCATGTCTCAGTACTAACACATGAAACCTGTGTATGGGCCTgcaccagacaccaagacaaattcctagtactgtaaagtgttcctTGCTGTACCTGGCAAAAAAAACCGAttctgatgaaaacaaacattacctCTACTGTCTGTTTATACAGAATAAGGCTGTGAGAAATCATACAGATACTTCCAGATTATTGTGAGCCAAAATGCACCAAATTTGATTGCTAAAAGTGAGTTGCCTAAAAACAGTTATGTTTGTTACTGAATGTGTGATGCCTCATTTCTCCTGTACTAGTCCACCCACATCCGATCTGTGACTGAGTAGACAACAGCATAAAGTCAGGAATAAATTAATAGAATGGAACAAAGCCATTTGGTGAGGATGGTTTTAGTGATGACTTTACACTTCAGTCACTGTACACTGGCCATCAGGCATTCTAGACCTTCCACTGTTGGATGAGGAAGGGGGAGAAGTGGACTCAGCACCAGGAGGGGCTCTATCTTCTGGATTCAGTCTTTGCCTCCGTGGCCTGTCCTCCCAGGGTTCCACACGCTCACCATCTCCCCCCTCCTCGTCTTCATCCTCGTCGTCCTCATCATCACTCCAGTCTCCAGAACCAGATTCGTCCACAGAGGTGTGAGGATCCGACGACCTGGAGGGTGAGGCCTCTTCCTCTTCGTCTTCTTCCTCGCCTTCTCCAGCCACAGGTCGCTCACGGGAAGGTGTGGGCCTGGGGTTGATTTGCAGCTGTGACAAAGAGTCGTCAAGAGAAGGGCTAGTGCTGGTGTGAGGCTGACCACCAAGGGAGGTGGGAGGTCTGGCAGTGGCTGGAGGTGCTGTAACAGTAGAAGAGATAGCTGTAACCTGCTGCTGAACACCTGCTACTGTGGTATCAGCCCCATCAGCAGAGTTTTCTCGACCTGCTGCCCCAATGGCCCCAGCAACACCCTCAGTGTCCAAACGCAGTCCTGCCACTCCCTTTTTGGGAATATCCAAAACGTCCCTCTTCATCTTGCGTCTGCGACCATGTTCATTGCGCCTGTATTGCACCATGTTCTCCAAGTCAGCTACGTACAAAAACCCAGCAATAAgcatttcagctgttttcttgCCCCTGGAGAAAGCGTCCTCCAGCTCACGGCTGGTTCGCTCATCGTACTGCCACCAACCATTACGGCCTTCATAATACCATGCATGACCACTTGTTGCACCAGCCCGGCCTCCTGCTGATGCTTTCAGCTCCTCTGGAGAGAGAAGTGTAGGCCTCTCCAGGAAATCATCTGGTACTTCCTGCCTGCAGAGCGCGCAGCGTTTGCTCTGCCAGGATGCTCCCTTTACACAAAGGAAACAGAAGACATGATGGCACGGCAACTGGACTGGATGGACGCAGCTCTGCAGACAGATGGCACACTCTGGTACAGACAGGGCTGGGGATGAGTTGCTGGACCCTGAGCAGGATGATTCTGCACTGTTCCCACTTCCACTGTTGCTGCCTTTCTTACTGGATGGAAGCGAGCTAACAGAGTGGTCTACCTCTCCACAACTAGCCATCCTTAAGAAGTACTGTAGAAAGAGGACATTCACTGTTAAAATAGGAACATTAGGatcattatctttttttcttttatcacttttatttttcttagggggagggagggggaccGAAAAACAATCAACTAAATACAGTATTGAAGAGAACGTAACTGTGATTGTCATTTTTATGCCCAAATGGCTGAAAAAAATATACTGATATAAaattactttatatttaataatagtGGTGTGATCACTACAGTCAACTATTACTGTCACTgatacagacagaaagaaactgCAGATAAGTCAACCAATACCAATACAAACATCCTATAACTCTGTAATTTGTGCAGCTTGTGATTCCAAATGATGCTGACATGATGCTATTTGATACTTACTGGAAGTACCTTTAATGCTGATGTACCATTAGGAGAGCCGATGGACCTTCAAACTTGCAACtaccaaaagaaaaataagaacaacTGTGATACACGATACAAACATTATTTGACAACCAAACCACTGTCGTTATGGGCAAAGCAATGTGCACTTTAAAACTAGCTGTTAACGGATTAC is a window encoding:
- the LOC113122347 gene encoding E3 ubiquitin-protein ligase rnf146-like isoform X1, which encodes MFYFLRMASCGEVDHSVSSLPSSKKGSNSGSGNSAESSCSGSSNSSPALSVPECAICLQSCVHPVQLPCHHVFCFLCVKGASWQSKRCALCRQEVPDDFLERPTLLSPEELKASAGGRAGATSGHAWYYEGRNGWWQYDERTSRELEDAFSRGKKTAEMLIAGFLYVADLENMVQYRRNEHGRRRKMKRDVLDIPKKGVAGLRLDTEGVAGAIGAAGRENSADGADTTVAGVQQQVTAISSTVTAPPATARPPTSLGGQPHTSTSPSLDDSLSQLQINPRPTPSRERPVAGEGEEEDEEEEASPSRSSDPHTSVDESGSGDWSDDEDDEDEDEEGGDGERVEPWEDRPRRQRLNPEDRAPPGAESTSPPSSSNSGRSRMPDGQCTVTEV
- the echdc1 gene encoding ethylmalonyl-CoA decarboxylase, whose translation is MVLCALRQQLLKSSSGCGAWSRLLRRQSHDCVYSSIHGFNLQEVRAKLQAFPGGSIDLLKQDSGIAVLTINNPSRMNALSGSMMVDLEEKVSQLENWTDGKGLIVQGAAETFCSGSDLSAVRAISNPQDGLKMCMFMQNALTRLLRLPLISVALVEGRALGGGAELSTACDFRLMASNSVIQFVHKHMGLVPGWGGAARLVRIVGSQNALKLLSGALKVDPELGLQIGLTDGVLQVPQTEVGAETLLQQATNWLNDYTKGPAPVIQAVKKVVVSGRELPLSEALRTEKDVFGTVWGSPANLQALASKSKHK
- the LOC113122347 gene encoding E3 ubiquitin-protein ligase rnf146-like isoform X2: MASCGEVDHSVSSLPSSKKGSNSGSGNSAESSCSGSSNSSPALSVPECAICLQSCVHPVQLPCHHVFCFLCVKGASWQSKRCALCRQEVPDDFLERPTLLSPEELKASAGGRAGATSGHAWYYEGRNGWWQYDERTSRELEDAFSRGKKTAEMLIAGFLYVADLENMVQYRRNEHGRRRKMKRDVLDIPKKGVAGLRLDTEGVAGAIGAAGRENSADGADTTVAGVQQQVTAISSTVTAPPATARPPTSLGGQPHTSTSPSLDDSLSQLQINPRPTPSRERPVAGEGEEEDEEEEASPSRSSDPHTSVDESGSGDWSDDEDDEDEDEEGGDGERVEPWEDRPRRQRLNPEDRAPPGAESTSPPSSSNSGRSRMPDGQCTVTEV